The Rhododendron vialii isolate Sample 1 chromosome 6a, ASM3025357v1 genome includes a window with the following:
- the LOC131328443 gene encoding uncharacterized protein LOC131328443 — MERHRGGEGRVRRGLSGPVVGGPPKMSWKIVVVDTQGNPAEIRLVPARVELAPVTNPVPIEWVNEVIRRMLAMENVIRRAVSGMPLELHYPTPTPSPVQPAVVQRSQAQGKASPRRKSAKDPPQKKMTARTLTPPITTWQKIRSAQQAAGNLQAAKEAVARVEERYKLKMRERPSQSEEKDRI, encoded by the exons ATGGAGAGGCATAGAGGAGGTGAAGGCCGTGTCCGACGGGGTCTGAGTGGTCCAGTGGTAGGCGGGCCACCAAAAATGTCATGGAAGATAGTGGTGGTGGACACGCAGGGCAACCCAGCAGAGATACGCCTGGTACCTGCCAGAGTAGAGCTTGCACCAGTGACTAACCCG GTGCCAATTGAGTGGGTGAATGAGGTCATCCGTCGCATGCTTGCGATGGAGAACGTGATCAGAAGAGCAGTGAGTGGCATGCCACTTGAGTTGCACTACCCAACACCGACTCCATCACCAGTTCAGCCAGCCGTTGTTCAAAGGTCTCAG GCACAGGGTAAGGCGTCTCCTAGAAGGAAAAGCGCCAAAGATCCTCCACAGAAGAAGATGACAGCAAGGACCCTTACACCTCCAATCACAACTTGGCAAAAAATACGCAGTGCACAGCAGGCAGCCGGGAACCTACAGGCAGCCAAGGAGGCCGTGGCACGCGTAGAGGAGCGGTACAAACTAAAGATGCGCGAGAGGCCATCCCAATCAGAGGAAAAGGATAGAATCTGA